The following are from one region of the Juglans regia cultivar Chandler chromosome 10, Walnut 2.0, whole genome shotgun sequence genome:
- the LOC108987821 gene encoding UDP-glucuronate:xylan alpha-glucuronosyltransferase 1-like isoform X2, whose protein sequence is MNNQVLTSNSFMRGAKGASDGAFEARHRLSSSVEEVYKRRFHKSKARPFQISIQDRNSRCKFALLKLVLLIIVSGTLVAFLYSPEAYNSNQLPHSGSGWIWGGPDPRYLSNLDIAWDDITKVLEKVTENSENWGIGLLNFNEREVNHWKQLIPDAKSVDLQLDHAAKNVTWESLYPEWIDEEEETEAPICPSLPKLKPPGIRLDLIAVKLPCRNEGNWSRDVARLHLQLAAADLAASFKGLYPVHLLFITKCFPQPSLFSCKELVSLEGNLWLYKPDLNALRQKVQLPVGSCELALPFRGSDLVYSKNMHREAYATILHSADVYVCGAIAAAQSIRMSGSTRDLVILVDETISAYHRSGLEAAGWKIKTIQRIRNPKAAKDAYNEWNYSKFRLWQLTDYDKIIFIDADLLMLRNIDFLFGMPEISATGNNGTLFNSGVMVVEPSNCTFQLLMDHINEIVSYNGGDQGYLNEIFTWWHRIPRHMNFLKNFWAGDEEEVKQMKTRLFGAEPPILYVLHYLGVKPWMCFRDYDCNWNVDILQEFASDVAHQKWWKVHDAMPVLLQQFCLLRSPQKAQLEWDRRQAEKANYTDGHWRIKVRDQRVKKCIDNYCNWKNMLKHWGDAN, encoded by the exons ATGAACAACCAAGTGTTAACAAGCAACTCCTT TATGAGAGGAGCAAAGGGTGCTTCCGATGGTGCTTTTGAGGCTCGACATCGTTTATCTTCATCAgt TGAAGAAGTTTATAAGAGAAGATTTCACAAAAGCAAAGCTAGGCCTTTCCAAATATCCATTCAAGATAGAAATTCAAGATGCAAGTTTGCTCTGCTTAAGCTTGTGCTCCTAATTATCGTATCTGGAACACTTGTAGCTTTCCTATACTCTCCAGAGGCTTACAATAGCAATCAACTACCACATTCTGGCTCTGG GTGGATATGGGGCGGTCCAGATCCTCGTTATCTATCAAATCTAGACATTGCTTGGGATGACATCACGAAAGTTCTTGAGAAGGTGACTGAGAATAGTGAAAATTGGGGAATTGGTCTTTTGAACTTCAATGAGCGTGAAGTCAATCATTGGAAGCAGCTCATTCCTGATGCCAAAAGCGTTGATCTGCAACTGGACCATGCAGCAAAAAATGTGACATGGGAGTCCTTATACCCAGAGTGGATAGACGAGGAAGAAGAAACTGAAGCTCCAATTTGTCCATCTCTACCAAAGCTTAAACCCCCCGGAATACGACTCGATCTTATAGCTGTTAAGCTTCCATGTCGGAACGAGGGGAATTGGTCCAGAGATGTGGCTCGTTTGCATTTGCAGCTTGCAGCTGCTGATCTAGCAGCCTCTTTCAAAGGCTTGTATCCTGTGCATTTGCTCTTTATTACCAAGTGCTTCCCACAACCAAGTCTGTTTTCTTGCAAGGAACTTGTTTCACTTGAAGGGAATTTATGGTTATACAAACCAGACTTGAATGCGCTAAGACAAAAAGTCCAGCTCCCAGTTGGCTCTTGCGAACTTGCACTTCCTTTCAGGGGCAGTG ATCTGGTTTACTCAAAAAACATGCACCGAGAAGCATATGCAACGATTCTGCATTCAGCTGATGTTTATGTTTGTGGAGCCATTGCTGCTGCCCAGAGCATCCGCATGTCTGGCTCCACAAGAGACCTTGTTATCCTTGTGGACGAGACAATCAGTGCATACCACAGGAGTGGACTTGAAGCTGCAGGCTGGAAGATTAAGACAATCCAGAGGATCAGGAACCCAAAAGCTGCGAAAGATGCCTATAACGAATGGAATTACAGCAAGTTCCGGTTATGGCAGTTAACAGATTATGACAAGATCATATTCATCGATGCTGATTTGCTTATGCTCAGAAACATCGATTTCTTATTTGGGATGCCAGAAATATCTGCAACGGGGAACAATGGCACACTTTTTAACTCTGGTGTAATGGTAGTTGAGCCTTCAAATTGCACTTTCCAGCTTTTGATGGATCACATCAACGAGATTGTGTCCTATAATGGGGGTGACCAAGGATACTTAAACGAGATCTTCACATGGTGGCATAGGATTCCAAGACACATGAATTTCTTGAAGAATTTCTGGGCTGGTGACGAGGAAGAAGTTAAGCAAATGAAAACTAGGCTCTTCGGCGCTGAGCCTCCAATTCTCTATGTTCTTCACTATCTGGGGGTGAAGCCATGGATGTGCTTCCGTGACTACGATTGTAATTGGAATGTTGATATATTACAAGAGTTCGCAAGCGATGTCGCTCACCAAAAATGGTGGAAAGTGCATGATGCAATGCCAGTTCTGTTGCAGCAGTTTTGTCTGTTGAGATCGCCGCAAAAGGCACAGCTAGAATGGGACCGTAGGCAAGCCGAGAAAGCAAACTACACGGACGGGCATTGGAGGATTAAAGTAAGGGATCAACGTGTAAAGAAATGCATAGACAATTATTGCAACTGGAAGAACATGTTGAAGCACTGGGGCGACGCAAATTAG
- the LOC108987821 gene encoding UDP-glucuronate:xylan alpha-glucuronosyltransferase 1-like isoform X3, giving the protein MRGAKGASDGAFEARHRLSSSVEEVYKRRFHKSKARPFQISIQDRNSRCKFALLKLVLLIIVSGTLVAFLYSPEAYNSNQLPHSGSGWIWGGPDPRYLSNLDIAWDDITKVLEKVTENSENWGIGLLNFNEREVNHWKQLIPDAKSVDLQLDHAAKNVTWESLYPEWIDEEEETEAPICPSLPKLKPPGIRLDLIAVKLPCRNEGNWSRDVARLHLQLAAADLAASFKGLYPVHLLFITKCFPQPSLFSCKELVSLEGNLWLYKPDLNALRQKVQLPVGSCELALPFRGSDLVYSKNMHREAYATILHSADVYVCGAIAAAQSIRMSGSTRDLVILVDETISAYHRSGLEAAGWKIKTIQRIRNPKAAKDAYNEWNYSKFRLWQLTDYDKIIFIDADLLMLRNIDFLFGMPEISATGNNGTLFNSGVMVVEPSNCTFQLLMDHINEIVSYNGGDQGYLNEIFTWWHRIPRHMNFLKNFWAGDEEEVKQMKTRLFGAEPPILYVLHYLGVKPWMCFRDYDCNWNVDILQEFASDVAHQKWWKVHDAMPVLLQQFCLLRSPQKAQLEWDRRQAEKANYTDGHWRIKVRDQRVKKCIDNYCNWKNMLKHWGDAN; this is encoded by the exons ATGAGAGGAGCAAAGGGTGCTTCCGATGGTGCTTTTGAGGCTCGACATCGTTTATCTTCATCAgt TGAAGAAGTTTATAAGAGAAGATTTCACAAAAGCAAAGCTAGGCCTTTCCAAATATCCATTCAAGATAGAAATTCAAGATGCAAGTTTGCTCTGCTTAAGCTTGTGCTCCTAATTATCGTATCTGGAACACTTGTAGCTTTCCTATACTCTCCAGAGGCTTACAATAGCAATCAACTACCACATTCTGGCTCTGG GTGGATATGGGGCGGTCCAGATCCTCGTTATCTATCAAATCTAGACATTGCTTGGGATGACATCACGAAAGTTCTTGAGAAGGTGACTGAGAATAGTGAAAATTGGGGAATTGGTCTTTTGAACTTCAATGAGCGTGAAGTCAATCATTGGAAGCAGCTCATTCCTGATGCCAAAAGCGTTGATCTGCAACTGGACCATGCAGCAAAAAATGTGACATGGGAGTCCTTATACCCAGAGTGGATAGACGAGGAAGAAGAAACTGAAGCTCCAATTTGTCCATCTCTACCAAAGCTTAAACCCCCCGGAATACGACTCGATCTTATAGCTGTTAAGCTTCCATGTCGGAACGAGGGGAATTGGTCCAGAGATGTGGCTCGTTTGCATTTGCAGCTTGCAGCTGCTGATCTAGCAGCCTCTTTCAAAGGCTTGTATCCTGTGCATTTGCTCTTTATTACCAAGTGCTTCCCACAACCAAGTCTGTTTTCTTGCAAGGAACTTGTTTCACTTGAAGGGAATTTATGGTTATACAAACCAGACTTGAATGCGCTAAGACAAAAAGTCCAGCTCCCAGTTGGCTCTTGCGAACTTGCACTTCCTTTCAGGGGCAGTG ATCTGGTTTACTCAAAAAACATGCACCGAGAAGCATATGCAACGATTCTGCATTCAGCTGATGTTTATGTTTGTGGAGCCATTGCTGCTGCCCAGAGCATCCGCATGTCTGGCTCCACAAGAGACCTTGTTATCCTTGTGGACGAGACAATCAGTGCATACCACAGGAGTGGACTTGAAGCTGCAGGCTGGAAGATTAAGACAATCCAGAGGATCAGGAACCCAAAAGCTGCGAAAGATGCCTATAACGAATGGAATTACAGCAAGTTCCGGTTATGGCAGTTAACAGATTATGACAAGATCATATTCATCGATGCTGATTTGCTTATGCTCAGAAACATCGATTTCTTATTTGGGATGCCAGAAATATCTGCAACGGGGAACAATGGCACACTTTTTAACTCTGGTGTAATGGTAGTTGAGCCTTCAAATTGCACTTTCCAGCTTTTGATGGATCACATCAACGAGATTGTGTCCTATAATGGGGGTGACCAAGGATACTTAAACGAGATCTTCACATGGTGGCATAGGATTCCAAGACACATGAATTTCTTGAAGAATTTCTGGGCTGGTGACGAGGAAGAAGTTAAGCAAATGAAAACTAGGCTCTTCGGCGCTGAGCCTCCAATTCTCTATGTTCTTCACTATCTGGGGGTGAAGCCATGGATGTGCTTCCGTGACTACGATTGTAATTGGAATGTTGATATATTACAAGAGTTCGCAAGCGATGTCGCTCACCAAAAATGGTGGAAAGTGCATGATGCAATGCCAGTTCTGTTGCAGCAGTTTTGTCTGTTGAGATCGCCGCAAAAGGCACAGCTAGAATGGGACCGTAGGCAAGCCGAGAAAGCAAACTACACGGACGGGCATTGGAGGATTAAAGTAAGGGATCAACGTGTAAAGAAATGCATAGACAATTATTGCAACTGGAAGAACATGTTGAAGCACTGGGGCGACGCAAATTAG
- the LOC108987811 gene encoding pentatricopeptide repeat-containing protein At5g04780, mitochondrial-like, with protein MSNMTVFSLSSLVRKSALLPAISQAKQTHAQILFHGFLTNVTLQTDLLLAYSKCGFLQDARRVFDNMSERNMHSWNILLASYANNFLYSDAIHVFLEFLKMDIRPDHYTFPPVFKACAGIGDAYLGKMLHGWVVRLGFEQYIVVGSSILDFHLKCGNLVDARCVFSNMSSKDSAVWNSMISGSGRAGFYADALNYFRGMLNEGKKMDSMTIPSILNACGGEGDLIKGKEIHGQVVKSFIFDGDVAIGNSLIDMYAKCGCLHDSEKVFRNVRELNLITWTTMISCCGVHGKGEDSLALFKKMRDCGFKPNCVTLTAVLSSCSHSGLIDQGRRIFDSISFDYGLEPSVEHYACMVDLLGRFGYLEEALALVKNMKPAPTASVWGALLAGCMMHKNVEIGEIAALQLFELEPTNCSNYIALCSIYDSLSIRDGVSLIRAKMRKLGLVKTPGCSWITIQGTIRKFYQGDHSHPQSLELHEIFNKIIQASV; from the coding sequence ATGTCTAACATGACTGTGTTTTCCTTGTCTTCCCTTGTGAGAAAATCTGCTCTACTACCTGCAATTTCCCAAGCTAAGCAAACCCATGCCCAAATACTCTTTCATGGCTTCCTTACCAACGTGACCCTTCAAACCGATCTCTTACTGGCCTATTCTAAATGCGGCTTTCTCCAAGACGCTCGCCGAGTCTTCGACAATATGTCTGAGAGGAATATGCATTCTTGGAACATCTTGCTCGCTTCATATgctaataattttctttattcggATGCTATTCATGTTTTCCTTGAGTTTCTTAAAATGGATATTCGACCTGATCATTATACGTTTCCTCCTGTATTTAAGGCATGTGCTGGAATCGGAGATGCTTATCTGGGTAAGATGCTTCATGGTTGGGTGGTTAGGCTTGGATTTGAGCAATACATTGTTGTGGGAAGTTCAATTTTggattttcatttaaaatgtgGGAATTTAGTTGATGCAAGGTGTGTATTTTCAAATATGTCGTCTAAAGATTCTGCTGTTTGGAATTCGATGATTTCTGGTTCTGGTAGGGCTGGCTTTTATGCGGATGCTTTAAATTATTTCAGAGGCATGCTTAATGAAGGGAAGAAGATGGACTCTATGACGATTCCTAGCATTTTGAATGCTTGCGGAGGGGAAGGAGACTTGATAAAAGGGAAGGAAATTCATGGGCAAGTAGTTAAAAGTTTCATATTTGATGGAGATGTTGCAATTGGTAATTCATTGATTGATATGTATGCAAAGTGTGGATGCTTGCATGACTCAGAAAAGGTTTTCAGGAACGTGCGTGAGCTGAATTTGATAACTTGGACCACAATGATATCTTGTTGTGGTGTTCATGGGAAAGGAGAGGACTCGCTGGCTTTGtttaagaaaatgagagattGTGGGTTTAAACCTAACTGTGTCACACTAACAGCAGTTCTGTCTAGTTGCAGCCACTCAGGTCTTATTGATCAAGGTCGGAGGATTTTTGACTCAATAAGTTTTGATTATGGATTGGAACCCAGTGTAGAGCACTATGCTTGTATGGTAGATCTTTTAGGTCGTTTTGGCTATCTAGAGGAGGCGCTTGCATTGGTTAAAAATATGAAGCCGGCGCCAACAGCAAGTGTTTGGGGTGCCCTACTTGCAGGTTGCATGATGCACAAGAATGTTGAAATTGGAGAAATTGCAGCTCTTCAGCTCTTTGAATTGGAGCCTACAAACTGTAGCAACTACATAGCTTTGTGCAGTATCTATGATTCTCTTAGCATACGGGATGGTGTGTCACTAATCAGAGCAAAGATGAGGAAATTAGGTTTGGTTAAAACTCCTGGTTGTAGCTGGATAACCATTCAAGGAACAATCCGTAAGTTCTATCAAGGGGACCATTCTCATCCTCAAAGTCTGGAGTTACACGAAATTTTCAATAAGATAATACAGGCATCAGTATGA
- the LOC108987821 gene encoding UDP-glucuronate:xylan alpha-glucuronosyltransferase 1-like isoform X1, whose protein sequence is MDRKFNWSLVCLYCSAALLRSQPPSTIILFCKVPNTVCMRGAKGASDGAFEARHRLSSSVEEVYKRRFHKSKARPFQISIQDRNSRCKFALLKLVLLIIVSGTLVAFLYSPEAYNSNQLPHSGSGWIWGGPDPRYLSNLDIAWDDITKVLEKVTENSENWGIGLLNFNEREVNHWKQLIPDAKSVDLQLDHAAKNVTWESLYPEWIDEEEETEAPICPSLPKLKPPGIRLDLIAVKLPCRNEGNWSRDVARLHLQLAAADLAASFKGLYPVHLLFITKCFPQPSLFSCKELVSLEGNLWLYKPDLNALRQKVQLPVGSCELALPFRGSDLVYSKNMHREAYATILHSADVYVCGAIAAAQSIRMSGSTRDLVILVDETISAYHRSGLEAAGWKIKTIQRIRNPKAAKDAYNEWNYSKFRLWQLTDYDKIIFIDADLLMLRNIDFLFGMPEISATGNNGTLFNSGVMVVEPSNCTFQLLMDHINEIVSYNGGDQGYLNEIFTWWHRIPRHMNFLKNFWAGDEEEVKQMKTRLFGAEPPILYVLHYLGVKPWMCFRDYDCNWNVDILQEFASDVAHQKWWKVHDAMPVLLQQFCLLRSPQKAQLEWDRRQAEKANYTDGHWRIKVRDQRVKKCIDNYCNWKNMLKHWGDAN, encoded by the exons ATGGATAGAAAATTCAATTGGTCGTTAGTCTGTCTATATTGTTCTGCTGCCTTGCTACGCTCTCAACCTCCCTCAACTATCATCTTATTCTGCAAAGTTCCTAATACGGTCTG TATGAGAGGAGCAAAGGGTGCTTCCGATGGTGCTTTTGAGGCTCGACATCGTTTATCTTCATCAgt TGAAGAAGTTTATAAGAGAAGATTTCACAAAAGCAAAGCTAGGCCTTTCCAAATATCCATTCAAGATAGAAATTCAAGATGCAAGTTTGCTCTGCTTAAGCTTGTGCTCCTAATTATCGTATCTGGAACACTTGTAGCTTTCCTATACTCTCCAGAGGCTTACAATAGCAATCAACTACCACATTCTGGCTCTGG GTGGATATGGGGCGGTCCAGATCCTCGTTATCTATCAAATCTAGACATTGCTTGGGATGACATCACGAAAGTTCTTGAGAAGGTGACTGAGAATAGTGAAAATTGGGGAATTGGTCTTTTGAACTTCAATGAGCGTGAAGTCAATCATTGGAAGCAGCTCATTCCTGATGCCAAAAGCGTTGATCTGCAACTGGACCATGCAGCAAAAAATGTGACATGGGAGTCCTTATACCCAGAGTGGATAGACGAGGAAGAAGAAACTGAAGCTCCAATTTGTCCATCTCTACCAAAGCTTAAACCCCCCGGAATACGACTCGATCTTATAGCTGTTAAGCTTCCATGTCGGAACGAGGGGAATTGGTCCAGAGATGTGGCTCGTTTGCATTTGCAGCTTGCAGCTGCTGATCTAGCAGCCTCTTTCAAAGGCTTGTATCCTGTGCATTTGCTCTTTATTACCAAGTGCTTCCCACAACCAAGTCTGTTTTCTTGCAAGGAACTTGTTTCACTTGAAGGGAATTTATGGTTATACAAACCAGACTTGAATGCGCTAAGACAAAAAGTCCAGCTCCCAGTTGGCTCTTGCGAACTTGCACTTCCTTTCAGGGGCAGTG ATCTGGTTTACTCAAAAAACATGCACCGAGAAGCATATGCAACGATTCTGCATTCAGCTGATGTTTATGTTTGTGGAGCCATTGCTGCTGCCCAGAGCATCCGCATGTCTGGCTCCACAAGAGACCTTGTTATCCTTGTGGACGAGACAATCAGTGCATACCACAGGAGTGGACTTGAAGCTGCAGGCTGGAAGATTAAGACAATCCAGAGGATCAGGAACCCAAAAGCTGCGAAAGATGCCTATAACGAATGGAATTACAGCAAGTTCCGGTTATGGCAGTTAACAGATTATGACAAGATCATATTCATCGATGCTGATTTGCTTATGCTCAGAAACATCGATTTCTTATTTGGGATGCCAGAAATATCTGCAACGGGGAACAATGGCACACTTTTTAACTCTGGTGTAATGGTAGTTGAGCCTTCAAATTGCACTTTCCAGCTTTTGATGGATCACATCAACGAGATTGTGTCCTATAATGGGGGTGACCAAGGATACTTAAACGAGATCTTCACATGGTGGCATAGGATTCCAAGACACATGAATTTCTTGAAGAATTTCTGGGCTGGTGACGAGGAAGAAGTTAAGCAAATGAAAACTAGGCTCTTCGGCGCTGAGCCTCCAATTCTCTATGTTCTTCACTATCTGGGGGTGAAGCCATGGATGTGCTTCCGTGACTACGATTGTAATTGGAATGTTGATATATTACAAGAGTTCGCAAGCGATGTCGCTCACCAAAAATGGTGGAAAGTGCATGATGCAATGCCAGTTCTGTTGCAGCAGTTTTGTCTGTTGAGATCGCCGCAAAAGGCACAGCTAGAATGGGACCGTAGGCAAGCCGAGAAAGCAAACTACACGGACGGGCATTGGAGGATTAAAGTAAGGGATCAACGTGTAAAGAAATGCATAGACAATTATTGCAACTGGAAGAACATGTTGAAGCACTGGGGCGACGCAAATTAG